TCTCCGTCTCTTTTCACCGTTTTTCAATGTCATTAAAATCAAAAAGTTCTGCTGGAAATTAACTGAAAAAAAATTTAAAATAATTGATGAAATTAGATTTTATCAGAATATATTCCGTGAAAATCAATTGAGATTTTTGCCGAAAAAGGCTTTTTGACGATTGATAATTTTGCTTTGACAACAAACAAAAACGTTTTGATGACAATCAAAAACGGTTTGATGACAAACAATTTTGCTTTGATGACAATCACAAACGTTTTGATGACAATCAAACTTGCTTTGACGACAAACAATTTTGCTTTGACAACAATCAAAGATGCTTTGAAACCAATCAAACTTGCTTTGACGATAAACAATTTTGCTTTGATACCCATCAAAAACGCTTTGATGACAATCATACTTGCTTTGCATATCATCAATTTTGCTTTGCATGGAAGCAAAAAGAAATGGAATACCATCACGGCCGCTTTGAACGTATACTCACGGCAATAATGATAAGAATGAAATGCTAAGATATGAGAACTGAAGGATGGTATTTGGATAATTGGTATTTAAATTTTACCTTCATATTAAACCAGATCTCGCCCTAGTCTATTCCTCGGACTATTCGAAACAGAAAGAAGGGGAAGCGGTGTAGGTGCGATAACCAACCTTAAACACTGAGCCGATGAAGCCCGATTTTATCATTGACGAACACAGCCAAGGAGCTACTCTGACCTTTTATATCCGCCGCGACGAATTCATTCTCGATCCGATGGAATGTGATAACATCAAACAAGCCAAGGCAAGTATTACCGCCATTCGCGAGGCCGCTAAAGCCAAGCGTTACTTTATTGTAGACGACTGCAAGGGCAATTTCTACATCGAAATGCGCGATGC
This Cryomorphaceae bacterium 1068 DNA region includes the following protein-coding sequences:
- a CDS encoding YegP family protein; the protein is MKPDFIIDEHSQGATLTFYIRRDEFILDPMECDNIKQAKASITAIREAAKAKRYFIVDDCKGNFYIEMRDADGNVIATSHSYTSRYNAQKGIEALEIYIPMARAHKVTVEELDV